The Hermetia illucens chromosome 2, iHerIll2.2.curated.20191125, whole genome shotgun sequence genomic interval ctgcgacaaaaatggaggggtcgcaccattcgaatctgttccgacagtcgggcggcattatcagcactaggtggcaacaacatatcaagccagttggtgtggagttgtcatcaggtgctggtgaaacttggccgactgaacgaaacattcctgatgtgggtgccggggcactctaacatcgccggtaatgagggggctgatagactggctcgccgagggtctggatccacaatggtgggcccagaaccagctcttggaatccgaccatctactgtcaagtctactctgaaggatgaaattgcaaggattcacgcaaccgagtggagaaatttggactcttggcggcaagcgaaaatccttgtgaaggagcctaaggccactagagcggcatttttgttgtctcttaagaagtgggacatgaaaaccctagtagggcttttgacgggacactggcccttaaactaccatatggaaaagattggggtagtggtttcggctgtgtgcagccaatgtgaggaggaggaggaaactgccctgcactttttatgaagctgcccggcatcctcagatctcagacgaagacaccttggcaaggttttcttcaatgaagactcTGCACACaatctgcctcttgagaatgttctcagattcgctaaagcctgcgaacaccgtaggcgggaaaccattgaataggcaacttacggggatagtacaatgggcctaataatggcctgagtgctcggagctgcggctccccccatttaactaaactaaactaaggtaggccttgaccggataccggttgatgatgatgaatatctctggaagaaaaagaggacatgttagaccctgccttagatggaagAATGGCGTAGGCGTATGAATGGAGTGGTGGGTTTTCGGAGCgtaaccgggatatctggagttctttactgcGCCCTTGATGATAATGGTAATGAGATGGAATTTCTTCCTAAAAGTGAGGCAGTTGATCATTTCCATTAGGTCGAAGTCTTCAGATATTTGTGTGAAGTTATTAGGAAAAAGATGGGGGAAAGTGGATGTTGCACAAACTCAAAACCCCTTTGCATTCTTCGTTCCTCATTTACGACTCTTTGCACAAAAAATGCGATGACAGACTCTtcctaaattgaaattgatgtccatgtttttttttcacagttgatatataagttaagaaaagaactagatgtttctccttatcctgtaaatatttttattttttttccccggatacaattgtttcgaagaccacgtgcctccttccacagtgctagtacctaatacCTAAGACTCTCCCTACTCACCACATCAGCGGACTTTTTTCTGGTCTTAAAAGCAATAAAGCCCATGAAAGGTAAAAGTTTtgagttttggaaaaaaaaaccgttGAAGCTGAATTTACAAAGGACTTTCTTGCAGTATAAGtgcaattttacaatttttattcATTACAAAAAAATTTAGAGATGGAAAGGCCAGCTGACATGGAAGTGCTTTGGAGTTACAAACCTCTTATCTTATGGGCCTTTTTAGAGTTCTTTTCGGGGTTAAAAGGATAGGTCTTTTCTTCTTCAATGATAGCGTACGTGTACTCGTGATACTCCAGACACGAAAATGTTATGCTTGATTAGTGGCATACCTTATTATGATCGCATTCGAAATCGAAGTGCCAAGCCGATCCAGGCAATCCGGCCCTCCATTCTTTCCTTGTTAAAAAATAATAGTGTATACCTACATATTTGTTAGCAGATCTTTTTGGAAgctgaggaactggaaaccttaATTCGATAAGTCTGTCGGAAACACCGTTGCCTAATTTTTCCAGAaaacggaagaagaaggctcggcagaaggaaacttcagccgcaaaagaGATGGGACTGCATGCTAAACCTTGTCTGCCAGAACCCTCTTTTCTGCCTCTACtagaaaaaacagaagaaagggaagctggtggacgcaactggtctgaTACCtatatgtggaaacagatccatgcagcttcaccgtgaacctgggaaggcttCCAACAGCATGCCAAGGCCTCTTTCTATCTGCTGGCAGCAACGGTGGCAAAGTTGTTGGACTGTCCTTGTATATTTTTGGTGCAAGGgccatgggttcattttaatgaaatctgtggtattggatctgtaaagggagctaggattttcttcgatgagagatcctcgatGCCAAAATTATTATTCTGAAATAATTCTCTTCTCAGGACCTAGTTGCGGCCAACTTACAATAACAGGTTAAAGCAAGAGCAGAAGCGTCGTAGTTGATTCTGTTTACTTACCCTACGATTCCTTGTATCCTCCGCCAAcataagaactaagggatctggtttCATCTTGAACGACACTAGAACCTTCTTGCAAAACGGAACCAGGAAAGTAAGATGATGACTTGCAGAAAACGACCAGCCAAGGGATGATTCACTACTTGTATAATATGAAATACCTGATTTTTGAGAGCAGGCAATAAAACTGGTTgtgataataaaatataaataaatttacttgTTTGTTAAAACACGGAAGTTGGACTTTCACTCCTAGAAAGTACTCTACTTTCCAAGATGAGCATGGGTACTACAAATATAAGGTGGTTTTCGAGAGGCGTCTAAAGTTTTTAAATGCGGTTCAACCCAATATAATTATGTTGATATCTTTATCATTCCTTGCAACGATTTCAAACGTTGAGCTTGCACCTTTATCGCAACGTGAATTTAACTCCTCTGTATATTGTAGAGATAAACTAAGAAATAAGCCGGCTGTAGGATCGTTTGTAGGAAGGGTTTTGTCGTTCTTCGGTTTAAAAATGTTTCTGGGAAAAAATATTGGTTTTGCGTGTTTgggatatatttgaaaaaaaaatggaatggttCGCGCTGAATGCAAAGGAGGTATGGAGAATATACCCAAACATAGACTTGGGATATAATATTGtatatacaatataatataaCAGCATGCATTGTACCGCTTTAGCTACGAGCAATCACAGACGATATTAACTTGGTAGTGTTCATGCAACTGGCAGTGGGGAGGTCGAGGTGGTTGGCACAATCTTTTTACTCCAGTTTTGAACCCAAATTCATCATGGATGGTGGTTTGTGTTTGCCTTTGTTCTGCTCTGGTACTCAAGCCATGTTATTCCATTTGTTttagtttctttttatttttgatttcggGTCCTTTTCTTCTATATTGGGTTTGTTGGATATGCTTTGTTTTGTGGGTGGATATTGATACTAACTGCTTATTTAGACACCTTTCCCACTTTTCTTCATATGAATAAAAGGgatgtcaaaattattttgGCCCCCGTTTATTCTAggccttttcaaaattttgtgtgaaactaaaccttataaaaatcagTTGACTCACAGTCTGTCTGCCACATATATTTTCTGCTAATTCGCTGGAAATCCTCCTTGAGTTTAACCCAGAATTATTAAGTTGTAGTATAATAATATGGATTATCCTATATAGTTGAGATGGCTAGGTGATatatgtaatatcacaaaagtgatagCACCCTACACACTACCATCATCGGGCGCGATCCAAACATTACCGAACATTACAACATCCCCTAACATTACCTAGCATCACCTAACATCACCTTTACATATCATTATCGCATTACTTCTGTGATAGGTAATGTTTTATAATGTAATATCACATAACTAAATATCACCGCTTTTCGTAGCACAAGTGGGGGCGGCGGTTGTCGAGTATCGAGCCGATCTTGACAGCGTGTGAGTCCACTGTAGCAAGGATTGCTTGTTCTTTTGGGTGGCTTTGAGCTGGCTTTGGATTGGCTTCGTGCTAGAAAAAATGATTTCCGGTAGTTACGAATTTTAGGATGCATATTCTTGGTTTTAAGTAAGCGATTTGTAATATTATCGTTTCTCAACAAATGCTGTTTAATATTTTCTGTTACAAGTGACCGAGGCGAATGTCTAGTGCCGATGCAAACTATCTGTTAGAACTGGTACTTCTTTGTAATGTtacctttttcaaaaagtgatatAATATCACACTACCTCTACCTACTAAGGCGACATTTCGTGCACCTCTACTATAAGTTCGGTGGTTCGGTGGAAATCGTCCAActaataacaaaattataatatgttAAAGTTGTCTATTTTGTGCATATTTATTGGAGTCcatgattttgaatgtcagcatcacagtaaactgaaaagtttgacaaatgaaatgggacaaatgctacTGCTGACGAAAGTCTGGAGACTCCGGGTTGGTATTTTTTTCAGCCAAATATGCCTGCCTTCTtctcagagccatttggctcaCTGTGAAAACAAGCATATGTCATAATATAGTTGAGATGACATTCTACTAGTAAAGACAACAtgaaacggtcatggtatcactcatagatttcgtcgttatgtaggctatgaaatcgtccatcctcacgtagagggccaaaaatgcttccttcaagttaagtcgaGTCCGCCCGCAATCTGGCTCCTACCTCCGATGCAACGAAGCGAGTTCATCGGCTCCACTACACAGTTTacatgatgcattcggaatttggatatagtagTCCCTATCCGCCGCTAGAAGTCTTCCAAATCGGTTTTCATCCACCGCAATATttcaaatgcataagccagtgaagggatagcgaatacattcaaagtgcttattttatttttccccgagagatgcgatttcagcaccagctttacacgtcgcaggaattcggacagcaaagcatccttcagatcaccaactcgggtgtaggttccttgcagaattcctagatacttgtagaagtccgtctcggtcatagcttcgatgtgggggTTACCAAAGCTATCTCCGGCATGCCGCTCGTGATtacctttgcagatggcttgggttcgacacttgtctaatacaAACTCCatcccgaatatcacggctgaacatgtctattattcgcaacagactcctAAGATGATCGtcaataccagcatacagcttgctgtcatctaagtacctcaagtgtgtcagttcgcacttaccacgtaggccatactttattgcaaaaccaggcCCTCAAGCTTcactcagtagccatgaaaggggattcagtgccatacaaaaccaaagggggctcaacgaatccccctggaaaacgcctgatgtacgcaccgataaggtggtatgccacccttccataactgtcgccaaaaactttattagtttgtgatcaatgcgatacagatgcaggatatcgattagccaggtatgtgggacgctgtcaaaagcgtTGGCATAATCGAGATAGCAacgaaagaggtttctttgggttctagttgtttgtcctacaactacccagtcgataatgaattgctTTTTTCAACCCCTGGACCCAACTCgatagcccttctgctcctcggacagaatgttgttggtctatgaatttgtagagggtttggtaagcaagtaatcggtcttgtgtctgcggggtgctgcaccgtgtccttcttagggataaggtaggtaatccccgcagtgaggaagggtagaAGTTGCTCCAGTCGACTCATAATCAACCGACTGTGTGCCAACAGACTGtgcacgctggtaaatttcttattccAGACcttcagacctgggcccctcctgTTCTTCGAGCTGtatatggctcgtcgaacttcttcatcgataacatccgcaaaattcatgccaggcgtattggcatggcgggtgcctccGGCGCTGATCAacccagcatgctgggcgggtaacccccaaagtccactccaatactCCTTcgtttccgtcaccgaaaactgtactatcTGGACACaatgttgggattcgttgagaagtCTGAGAAAGCTCCGTTAGTTCCTCgcttatgttgcattctggacacgtctggaatgactttcaccataccgtcgtaaccgactgcatatgacagaaagtttctgttttagtgtatccagaatttcaactacgggtgtctcactggggatggcatagttccggtaaaccctctgcactttatttctcaccagtctgctggcattgccagtgctgatctgaatcagtgtaGCAATGTCCTattttagtgagtcccgccgacgttccagacgaattttccatggtggatcttttcagtcactcaaaccaataacacggaagcgaatcttctgaccgtgcaatctgacagccgcaactgcaccccaatacacaagtgattgttattgcagcagtgacatatcagcacatagtggagatgtaatctcatcattgatttgagatagaattcgcggagttgttggagatgcatagaacctggcaatacctggtctatgcaaaggatccatatccgagaattctatacacgctctttggaattcgtcccgaacctcagcggaaacctcagctggatggtGGAGAAGGGCGCTTGGCGAGTACTGaagctgttgcctgcagtgcggcgtggtgttgtacctgcccccgccgttactTCATAATAGGAGCGGAtggtgaagaggttcatttcttcagtcttttTCATCCGCTGCTTACGCGAATGTGCTGGAGTTGTCGCCATAGATTGTGGcggaacagctgcagcaggcagagctatgctcctggtcgtcgtgacgCGTAGACATCGAACCGTcgcacgactagcggttttgaCGCCGTGCTGTCTATTACGGGAGTCCGACCTAGTTACCAAGTCAGACCACTCCttccggttatccgtaccagaccttaaatttcttctttttctcatatATCGATTTGCATtctatacctaactgccaggtgtggggatagcttcctcagtgcaagactgcaaagtttctgcactttttgcacctaccccctgagatgcTGCGATGGCGTGCAGCACTTTCAGACTGAAGCCTTCCGCCCGTCCTCCTtttacaaccgggcttgggaccggctactaTCATTTTATATAGTGGAGATTTTGTCACTTTATGTAGTCGAGATTTTACGTATAAAATGTCCGAGGTAGCCACACAATTTGTAATGCCTTATTCTCTTTAAAGTgttaatttttaagatttaaCGAATGAAGGAAGTAATGATGCACAACACCGAACAGTGGTTGACCCGAACCGTGGTTAACCTATTTGAAAAAGCTAGCCATATACGCTTCAAGAAAGAATGCATTTCCAACTTCTTCAAAtggcaatcaaatgaaagactaaTGGTCAATGAATAAAATTCAGTCCcctacaaaaccctaaaatgAATGcacttgaatgcatttttttattatcgGTACACTTCTCAAGTTAGAGAGATAGCATTGCGCTCTatcgtttgtttgttttttgagaTAAGAGCGCAAGTATAAAAGCTACGCGCAATCAATTATTTCATTGAAATATTTCGAGCTTCCGTGGGCTAGTGATCTAGGCATTGGTATCGTTTATTCGCAGACTCCTACGTCAATTCTTCAGAAGTCTACTTAGAAAGATGGCGCGTGCTCCGACTGTAAAATTAAATAGTGGTTTTGAGATGCCGGTTCTTGGTTTGGGGACATTTTCGGTGAGTTTAAATCATGCTTCAAAGGAAGCTTATAGTGTTGATTTGTTGAAAGTTTGTCTAATAGTTTTAAGGATATAAAGTGGTTCAATATGAAAATTAGGTCCGTTTCCTTTCGAACGAATAGTTCTCCTATTTCACTGATTTTAAGTTTTTCAATTATCATAGATATATATTAAGATATGATAAGTGTATTTCACAACGTTTGTAATATGTGCAAAAAGATCGAACAGGAAAGATAAAAAACCACTAAAAGAActcaagaaggaaaaaagattATCTTGATCCTACTGAGTGATACTCAACACAATATCTTTGATAATAAGGCTTATAACCCTCCAACGTAATAATGTTTGGTTTTCCTGAATTTTATTTCCTTGAACTTTGTGCTAGCATAGCTACTCGTCGCAATGTTAAGTACAAAATGATACTTATATACtatctctaacttttcaatccTTTAGTTGAACCCTACAAGTTTCCTGGAGCCTGTGAAGTATGCTATAGATCGAGGCTATCGTCACATCGACACAGGACTAACTTATGGTAGTGAGAAAGATATAGGAGTTGCTCTGAAGGAGAAGATTGCCGAAGGAGTTATTAAGCGTGAAGACATGTTCATTACGACAAAGGTAATGCCCAATGAATATCAACTATGGTGGTCTCCTTTATCATTTCCTATTATAGCTTTGGTGTATCCATCATGAACCAGATAAGGTTGAGCATGGTTGCCGATTGGCTTTGAAAAACTTGGGATTAGAATACATTGATTTGTATTTGATGCATTTTCCTGTTGGATTCATCCTTGTTGATGATGAGACCTACCAACCGAAGAAACCAGGATCAGATGTTGTTACAACGAAGTATGTACAATCGGAAGTAACCAAATGAGTTCTggcttatttttaatttttgaattaaaatcaaaatattttcaatatttcagtGACGTTGATTATGTAGATACATGGAAGGCTATGGAAAAGCTTGTGGAAAAGGGTTTGGTACGTAGCATTGGGTTGTCCAATTTCAATGCTGAACAAACGGAGCGAGtattgaaaatttgtaaaattagACCTGTTGTGAATGAAGTAAGTCCTTTTTTTATCGctttttagttttgatattatttTCTATTCCCTGATGAACCCCAATAGATTTTTGAAACCCTCTTGAACGGATCGAGaaaataattaatataattGTAGGTTGAATGCAACGTTGAGATCAACCAAAGCAAACTCTTGAAGTTCTGCAAGGATCGCGACATAATCCTTATGGATTATTGTCCCGTCGTTCGTGCTAATCCAGCCAAAAAAACACCTGCATGTTTATATAACGACCGAACTCAAGCTATTGCTGACAAATATAAGAAAACCCCAGttcaaattgctttgaaatattTGGTAAATATCTTTTTTAGAAAGACAATTATAAAGATAAAAAGTGATTATTTCATAATCTATTTATCAGGTTCAGCGTGGAACTGTCCCAGTTCCAGGAGCACTAGAGAAACCCATGATTGACGAGAATATCGATATCTTCGACTTCAAATTAACAGCagatgaaatgaaatatttagaTAGCCTTAATACGGGCAAAAGGATTTGCGAATTTGAATTTGTTGATAAGAACCATAAGTATTATCCTTTCAATGCTGAATTTTGAatatgttgatttttttttgcataataaatatataatatgaagGATTTGAAGCTAAATAGCTTAATAGAATTGTTAGGAAATTTGtagtgaaaaatgaaaatgatgaacTCCTAGTCTGTATTCATGATGATAATTGAGATAAATGCAtagataaaaagaagaaattcttttatttttttctagaaGCTATGTAGATTTAGCTGATATCTATAAgaattcaaacaagtcgggaaaccggaagcttgatgcttcaggtataaaaggttttatagcattgacccgagatattgaaatcgttcagttctgggcaggttactgccattgccagaactcagcgatttaagtatctcgaagggcaggttactgccattgccagaactcagcgatttaaatatgtcgcgtcaacgctatcagccaatggagaactgcgtaatgaaattgtttcacgcattaatgcaacctggatgaagtggcattctccaactggtgttctttgtgatcaaatctaaaatttactgcaatgtcgtccgtctgccactctctatagttctgagtgttggccgactataaaggacaatgaacggcgtcttgcggtaatggggacgaagatgttgcattgcactggtggcgtgacacgttttgattacgtctgaaatgagaatatccgcgatcgatatgggtttgcatcgatcgtggaaaaactgcaagagaggcgttttcgatggtgtggtcacgtaattcacgcttcaattcaacaaccggtattggtcagaacatcgaaagcaatggcaaGTAACCAAAATccgccaaaacaatggtggcttgatacgatggatggggatttaaaggtctcgcgattacatcctgatgaggcatttaataaaataaaatgacgaaaccgatcatcacgagccgaccccgcttgtgaactgaaggctgaagaaaaagaaaaagatgtgaggagcgacgagtgcacgacagctccgtgtaatagctaaaaattccattgtcctctattttctagaaagcgatttaaataaatcatttgatggaaagccctgtgttgataatggtcaccctcatacgtttcacgctctgagtttaatattattagcgaatgaaaacaatttaaccggcatcaaatataaacaagtcggaataccggaagcttgacgcttcagttacgaaaggttttgtgcatttcttagtacgtagcacgtaatatatgcatatacaatattatgtgagaatatccattttcgaatgatattgacatttatagccttgaatttgcacagaagcgacaactttgacgtattataactttgttagcaatagtgcgatttccaccaagcttggtagcatcatgctctatattacaccctatactg includes:
- the LOC119649553 gene encoding aldo-keto reductase family 1 member B1-like; this translates as MARAPTVKLNSGFEMPVLGLGTFSLNPTSFLEPVKYAIDRGYRHIDTGLTYGSEKDIGVALKEKIAEGVIKREDMFITTKLWCIHHEPDKVEHGCRLALKNLGLEYIDLYLMHFPVGFILVDDETYQPKKPGSDVVTTNDVDYVDTWKAMEKLVEKGLVRSIGLSNFNAEQTERVLKICKIRPVVNEVECNVEINQSKLLKFCKDRDIILMDYCPVVRANPAKKTPACLYNDRTQAIADKYKKTPVQIALKYLVQRGTVPVPGALEKPMIDENIDIFDFKLTADEMKYLDSLNTGKRICEFEFVDKNHKYYPFNAEF